The Bremerella alba genome includes a window with the following:
- a CDS encoding polysaccharide biosynthesis/export family protein, with the protein MHTHKLIICGLMIAGLTSSAWAQMMAPNYNPHDRQVLVGVDSADPVCEGEPHWNARRPIPWQVFAQGEYVGPARTAHVPEYRLRVGDDLDFVYRLTRQETTSPYRLNVGDKVSLESLTDPNLDRDLVIQPDGTITVLLLGQIHAARRTVDELRATLDEKYKEYYKVPAITVTPLQVNTKLEDLRATVDSRAGTGGQGRSSRVTPEGTIQLPAIGNVPAQGMTLEELKREIDQRYAQEIEGIEVTPVLIQRAPTYIYVLGEVPNPGRYELTGPTTAIQSIAMAGGWNIGANLREVVVFRRAEDWRLVATKLDLKGALYGKRPAPSDELWIRDADIVIVPKAPVLWADEFIELVFTRGIYGVVPFQGVNISVNRLSNF; encoded by the coding sequence ATGCATACTCATAAACTTATCATTTGCGGCTTGATGATTGCCGGCCTGACATCGTCGGCCTGGGCACAAATGATGGCCCCAAACTACAACCCGCACGATCGCCAAGTCCTCGTTGGCGTCGACTCTGCCGATCCGGTTTGCGAGGGCGAACCTCACTGGAACGCACGGCGACCGATCCCCTGGCAAGTCTTCGCTCAGGGAGAATACGTTGGCCCTGCACGAACGGCTCATGTGCCGGAGTATCGACTGCGCGTCGGTGACGACCTCGATTTCGTTTACCGCCTGACGCGGCAAGAGACGACCAGTCCTTATCGTCTGAACGTGGGCGACAAGGTCAGTCTGGAATCGCTCACCGATCCGAATCTCGACCGCGACCTGGTGATTCAGCCCGACGGCACCATCACCGTCTTGCTGCTGGGACAAATCCATGCCGCACGGCGGACCGTCGATGAGCTTCGGGCCACGCTCGACGAAAAGTACAAAGAGTACTACAAGGTCCCTGCCATCACCGTGACACCGCTGCAAGTCAACACCAAGCTGGAAGACCTGCGGGCGACGGTCGACAGCCGAGCTGGGACCGGTGGTCAGGGACGCAGTAGCCGCGTCACGCCAGAAGGTACCATTCAGCTTCCGGCCATTGGCAACGTGCCAGCCCAGGGGATGACGCTTGAAGAACTTAAGCGCGAGATCGATCAGCGGTATGCACAAGAGATTGAAGGGATCGAAGTGACTCCGGTCCTGATCCAACGAGCCCCCACTTACATCTACGTACTGGGCGAAGTTCCCAACCCAGGCCGCTACGAACTGACCGGCCCTACGACCGCAATTCAAAGCATCGCCATGGCCGGAGGCTGGAACATCGGTGCGAACCTCCGCGAGGTCGTCGTTTTCCGCCGGGCGGAAGACTGGCGTCTGGTAGCTACCAAGCTTGATCTGAAGGGGGCCCTGTACGGCAAACGCCCTGCCCCGTCGGACGAACTTTGGATTCGCGATGCCGACATCGTGATCGTGCCCAAGGCCCCTGTTTTGTGGGCGGACGAGTTCATCGAACTAGTCTTCACACGCGGCATCTACGGCGTAGTCCCCTTTCAAGGGGTGAACATCAGCGTCAATCGGCTGAGCAACTTCTAG
- the fhcD gene encoding formylmethanofuran--tetrahydromethanopterin N-formyltransferase: MQIGNTQIVDTFAEAFGMVYTRLVITAFDDHWLRAATNEVCGYGSSVIACDAEVGVERLLSAEESPDGRPGAAVLAFGFSADALAKAVTKRVGQCVMTCASTAVFDGLAQAEKRMPLGKSLRYFGDGFQKSKVIDGTRYWRIPVMDGEFFCVESLGIEKGVAGGNIIFQAVDQATALTAARKAVDALAPLADVIAPFPGGVARSGSKVGSKYKSLMASTSDTNCPTLRGRVESQVVEGANCVLEIVLDGTSEQAIADGMKAAMNAAAIHGVLVISAGNYGGKLGKFHFHLKDLL, from the coding sequence GTGCAGATTGGCAACACGCAGATCGTTGATACGTTCGCCGAAGCGTTTGGCATGGTCTATACCCGGCTGGTTATCACCGCGTTCGACGATCATTGGCTGCGTGCCGCGACCAACGAAGTGTGCGGCTATGGCAGCAGCGTGATTGCCTGCGATGCGGAAGTGGGGGTCGAGCGACTGCTTTCCGCCGAAGAATCCCCCGACGGTCGGCCAGGTGCTGCGGTTCTGGCGTTTGGCTTCTCGGCCGATGCCCTTGCCAAAGCGGTCACCAAACGGGTAGGCCAATGCGTGATGACCTGTGCATCGACGGCCGTTTTCGATGGTCTTGCCCAAGCCGAAAAAAGAATGCCGCTGGGCAAGTCGCTCCGTTACTTCGGCGACGGCTTCCAGAAAAGCAAGGTCATCGACGGGACGCGTTACTGGCGCATCCCGGTCATGGACGGAGAGTTCTTCTGCGTTGAATCGCTCGGCATTGAAAAGGGAGTCGCCGGCGGAAACATCATCTTTCAGGCCGTTGATCAGGCGACCGCGTTAACTGCGGCCCGCAAAGCGGTCGATGCATTAGCCCCATTGGCCGATGTGATTGCCCCCTTCCCCGGCGGCGTCGCACGTAGTGGTAGTAAGGTCGGGTCGAAATATAAGAGCCTGATGGCTTCGACCTCTGATACCAATTGCCCGACTCTTCGCGGTCGCGTCGAGTCCCAGGTCGTGGAAGGGGCAAACTGCGTGCTGGAAATTGTCTTAGATGGCACCAGCGAGCAGGCCATTGCCGACGGCATGAAAGCCGCCATGAATGCGGCGGCGATACATGGTGTGCTGGTTATCTCTGCCGGCAACTACGGCGGAAAACTCGGCAAGTTCCACTTTCACTTGAAAGATCTGCTCTAG
- a CDS encoding glycosyltransferase family 2 protein: MKKSLSIVIPVHNVQSSIVAEVDRLLEIVADLTNDFELMIVDDGSTDGTEEVLYEISCRFPQVRSRRYTPQRGRATAIDLGLAAAAGEIVMIQDMDHKLTTEDIHSLWAMHFDASAAHSRAMPPRPAPQPAKPEPAKALLPNDPQPLQQDLLSRLSSWGADISELESLTEVSLPEMKASVGPNETVEPPAPKLKMPRFLRRIQNFATGE, translated from the coding sequence GTGAAGAAGTCACTAAGTATTGTCATTCCGGTCCACAATGTTCAGTCGAGCATCGTCGCTGAGGTGGATCGTTTGTTAGAGATCGTGGCCGATCTGACGAACGACTTTGAATTGATGATCGTCGACGATGGTTCGACCGATGGTACCGAAGAAGTCTTGTACGAAATCTCGTGCCGATTTCCGCAGGTCCGCTCGCGCCGTTATACCCCGCAGCGTGGGAGAGCGACCGCGATTGATTTGGGACTTGCCGCGGCCGCCGGCGAGATTGTGATGATCCAGGACATGGATCACAAGTTGACGACCGAAGACATCCATTCTTTATGGGCGATGCACTTCGACGCGTCGGCAGCTCACTCTCGGGCCATGCCACCGCGTCCGGCACCGCAGCCGGCGAAGCCTGAGCCGGCCAAAGCACTGCTGCCTAACGACCCACAGCCGCTGCAGCAAGATCTTTTGTCACGACTTTCAAGCTGGGGAGCGGACATCAGCGAGTTGGAATCGCTTACGGAAGTTTCGCTGCCCGAGATGAAAGCCTCGGTCGGTCCCAATGAAACGGTCGAGCCGCCGGCACCGAAGCTGAAAATGCCTCGGTTCCTTCGCCGAATCCAGAATTTCGCCACCGGCGAATAA
- the hisI gene encoding phosphoribosyl-AMP cyclohydrolase, with amino-acid sequence MSISLPREPDFDKAGGLVPAIAQDAENGEVLMMAWMNREAFQETLSTGRAVYFSRSRGKLWRKGEESGHQQQVRQILVDCDADTVLLKVDQKGAACHEGYRTCFFREVGPSETKIVAERLVNPEDVYKK; translated from the coding sequence ATGTCCATCTCTTTGCCCCGTGAGCCCGATTTTGACAAGGCCGGCGGTCTGGTTCCGGCGATCGCGCAAGATGCCGAAAATGGCGAGGTGTTGATGATGGCCTGGATGAACCGTGAGGCCTTTCAGGAAACACTCAGCACCGGACGTGCCGTCTACTTTAGTCGTAGCCGCGGCAAGTTGTGGCGTAAAGGGGAAGAAAGCGGTCACCAACAGCAGGTCCGTCAGATCTTAGTCGACTGCGACGCAGATACGGTCCTATTGAAGGTCGATCAAAAAGGGGCCGCCTGTCACGAAGGCTATCGAACCTGTTTCTTTCGTGAAGTGGGCCCCAGCGAAACCAAGATCGTTGCAGAGCGTCTGGTAAACCCAGAAGACGTGTATAAAAAATAA
- a CDS encoding tetratricopeptide repeat protein produces MDRPLPSTSRAGIALSLTILMIVGCGRNSKVANHRDEKSQVAAPNRFHAPADVRPMAQLAAHLEISEAHENIISNPYANPKRLPSVAKPKTADEPTPLESIRFPLKIEKSEPTEKSPQQKPSSQSVPSKPREPEELLLEPPAHIPSPKQNIAQPSPAPKKPELAAPILAEPMPAQSAPSKHENAKVVPEPQKPVAPSRQLAPLALNPPQIEAPRNESPPQVKLPPPPVKKPLAHAQPEIQLLPKVEDQPISAPAMREIPPAPVMPNFLAESPQQDKVQAKAEATKRPESPRSKFISLAPSAPEADVSLNPAKQQVVDIADMPLQSRTSTPRSVSMTPSIVPTAPRPVQVDHAMLAVRGRMATLVDHGLILAQRGAYYSARAEFVQALRLATQTLDTAERTHRHSEALADAIAALDEAGEFIPAGARLEANVDLNLVVDAHRTPVLKGKDLEHETALTAAQAYFSFAQDRLNVACGGMPETARALVGLGRIQQYLNKSTGDNRTLVGPRSIALFQTALAIDGSNYEAANELGVLLARYGQLEDAKQALLQGVTAAPRAEIWQNLASVHQSLGEVEMARRASIEAEAAHQFADANAGLAAVRWVSPQQMAQHGRGETGLKQSQPEATSQPVAQRHRTPSRSIR; encoded by the coding sequence ATGGATCGACCTCTGCCCTCAACCAGCCGAGCTGGGATTGCACTGAGTTTGACGATATTAATGATCGTCGGCTGTGGGCGCAATTCGAAGGTGGCCAACCACCGCGACGAGAAGTCGCAGGTAGCCGCTCCGAATCGTTTTCATGCGCCCGCTGACGTTCGTCCGATGGCACAGCTCGCCGCTCATCTTGAAATCAGCGAAGCGCACGAAAACATCATTAGCAACCCATACGCTAATCCCAAGCGTCTTCCTTCGGTTGCCAAACCCAAGACAGCCGACGAACCAACCCCACTCGAATCAATTCGCTTCCCGCTCAAAATCGAAAAATCGGAACCAACCGAAAAGTCACCACAACAGAAACCGTCCTCTCAGTCGGTACCCTCGAAGCCTCGCGAGCCGGAAGAGCTTTTACTAGAGCCCCCTGCTCATATCCCCAGCCCCAAACAAAACATTGCCCAGCCCAGCCCAGCACCGAAGAAGCCAGAACTAGCGGCACCGATCCTCGCAGAGCCGATGCCAGCCCAATCGGCACCCAGCAAACACGAGAACGCGAAGGTCGTACCGGAACCACAGAAACCAGTCGCACCGAGTCGTCAACTGGCACCACTCGCGCTCAATCCCCCGCAGATTGAAGCGCCCAGAAACGAATCGCCTCCACAAGTAAAACTGCCACCACCACCGGTAAAGAAACCCCTGGCACACGCACAGCCCGAGATCCAACTTCTGCCTAAGGTAGAGGACCAGCCGATCAGTGCCCCTGCAATGCGAGAGATTCCCCCTGCCCCGGTCATGCCGAACTTCCTTGCCGAGTCGCCCCAGCAAGACAAGGTTCAAGCCAAAGCAGAAGCAACCAAGCGGCCTGAAAGTCCACGCTCTAAGTTCATAAGTCTCGCCCCGTCGGCACCTGAAGCAGACGTTTCGCTGAATCCGGCCAAGCAGCAAGTCGTGGACATTGCCGACATGCCCCTGCAGTCGCGCACCAGCACACCTCGCTCGGTGTCGATGACTCCGAGCATTGTGCCAACCGCGCCAAGGCCTGTTCAGGTCGACCATGCCATGCTCGCCGTCCGCGGACGGATGGCCACCCTGGTCGACCATGGATTGATCCTGGCCCAGCGAGGTGCGTACTACTCGGCACGTGCCGAGTTCGTTCAGGCCCTACGCTTGGCAACGCAAACCTTAGACACCGCCGAGAGAACCCATCGCCACAGCGAAGCGTTAGCCGACGCCATTGCGGCACTCGATGAAGCTGGCGAATTCATTCCGGCTGGGGCTCGCCTGGAAGCCAATGTCGACCTGAACCTGGTGGTCGACGCGCATCGAACTCCGGTCCTCAAAGGCAAAGATCTGGAACACGAAACGGCCCTGACCGCAGCCCAAGCCTACTTCTCCTTCGCTCAAGATCGCTTGAACGTTGCGTGCGGTGGCATGCCGGAAACCGCTCGGGCACTGGTTGGCCTGGGGCGTATTCAGCAGTACCTCAACAAATCGACCGGAGATAACCGTACACTGGTTGGTCCTCGCTCTATTGCGTTGTTCCAAACGGCGCTCGCGATCGACGGTTCCAACTACGAGGCCGCCAACGAACTGGGCGTCCTGCTAGCTCGTTACGGGCAACTGGAAGACGCGAAGCAGGCGCTGCTTCAAGGGGTAACGGCGGCACCGCGTGCTGAAATCTGGCAGAACCTGGCCTCGGTACATCAATCGTTGGGGGAAGTCGAAATGGCACGACGGGCCTCTATCGAGGCCGAAGCGGCGCATCAGTTCGCCGACGCCAACGCTGGCCTGGCTGCGGTTCGATGGGTTTCGCCTCAGCAGATGGCACAACATGGCCGCGGAGAAACTGGACTCAAGCAGTCGCAACCGGAAGCAACAAGCCAGCCGGTTGCCCAGCGGCACCGTACCCCCTCTCGATCGATTCGATAG
- the hemG gene encoding protoporphyrinogen oxidase, translating to MTDPQVSRPRVAVVGGGISGLAAAHRLLELNPEFEVHLFEADSRLGGVLQTTTTDDGYLLENSADTFITNLPYAVDLCRRLGIEEELLPTNEALRKAYVVRRGKLYPVPEGFVLMAPSKMWSVVTTPILSWSGKLRLAQEYFVAKRKDTTDESLQAFVIRRLGKEVYERLVQPLIGGIYTADPTKLSIHATLRQFVEMEQKHGSLIQGMQHRSDGKKNESGARYSMFVAPNHGMGQLIERLADRLSGQAIHLNTPVSAIEKTGDHWTLQAAEQTHAFDAVVMALPAPQASQVLGGFPVLAENLQAIPYAGCSVAILVVDEKQIGRPVAGFGFVVPEIERRKILAGSFSSAKFPGRAPDGKVVIRVFVGGACHPELADLADDAMKQVVLEELSELIGLTGEPEKFLVTRWMGKMPQYHLGHLDRVAALEAEAARLPGLELAGNAYRGVGVPQCIQSGEQAAQRVSDYLSGR from the coding sequence ATGACTGACCCGCAAGTTTCCAGGCCTCGCGTTGCCGTTGTTGGTGGTGGAATTTCAGGACTAGCCGCTGCGCATCGGCTGCTGGAACTGAACCCCGAGTTTGAGGTTCATCTCTTTGAAGCCGACAGCCGCCTGGGTGGGGTTCTGCAAACGACGACGACCGATGATGGTTATTTGCTGGAAAACAGCGCTGATACCTTCATCACCAATCTCCCGTACGCAGTCGACTTATGCCGCCGATTGGGGATAGAAGAGGAACTGCTGCCGACCAACGAGGCCCTGCGTAAAGCGTACGTTGTTCGCCGAGGCAAGCTGTATCCGGTCCCAGAGGGCTTTGTGTTGATGGCCCCCAGCAAGATGTGGTCGGTGGTGACGACACCCATTCTGAGTTGGTCAGGGAAGCTGCGGCTGGCTCAAGAGTACTTCGTTGCGAAACGGAAAGACACCACCGACGAAAGCCTGCAGGCGTTTGTCATACGCCGCTTGGGAAAGGAAGTGTACGAGCGCCTTGTTCAGCCCCTTATTGGCGGGATCTATACGGCCGATCCAACGAAGCTCAGTATTCATGCAACGCTACGGCAGTTCGTGGAAATGGAGCAAAAGCACGGCAGCTTGATCCAAGGCATGCAGCATCGCAGCGATGGGAAGAAGAACGAGAGCGGGGCCCGGTACTCGATGTTTGTGGCACCCAACCACGGCATGGGGCAGTTGATTGAGCGGCTTGCAGATCGTCTTTCTGGGCAGGCGATTCATCTGAATACGCCGGTCTCGGCTATCGAAAAAACGGGCGATCATTGGACTTTGCAAGCGGCAGAGCAAACGCATGCGTTCGACGCCGTTGTCATGGCGCTTCCAGCTCCTCAGGCGTCGCAGGTGCTGGGCGGTTTTCCTGTCCTTGCCGAGAATCTTCAGGCCATTCCCTATGCTGGCTGCAGCGTGGCGATCTTGGTAGTCGACGAAAAGCAGATCGGTCGTCCGGTCGCTGGATTTGGTTTTGTTGTTCCTGAGATCGAGCGCCGGAAGATCTTGGCCGGCAGCTTTTCCAGTGCCAAGTTTCCTGGGCGTGCTCCTGACGGAAAGGTGGTTATCCGCGTTTTTGTGGGTGGTGCCTGTCATCCAGAGCTGGCCGATCTTGCAGACGACGCGATGAAGCAGGTAGTTCTCGAGGAACTGAGCGAGTTGATTGGCTTGACGGGCGAGCCTGAGAAATTCCTCGTCACGCGTTGGATGGGAAAGATGCCGCAATATCATCTCGGGCATCTCGATCGCGTGGCGGCCCTTGAAGCGGAAGCTGCCCGACTGCCTGGTTTAGAACTCGCTGG
- the prfB gene encoding peptide chain release factor 2 (programmed frameshift) yields the protein MEREFYDRAESIRQRLLQLKDSLDYAAKEQQLKEIEQRMSAPDFWDNQEKAQETVGQMKSLKSLVEPLEQCLAGIEDLDVMLEMAEEDDSLADEVPGTLEKLETDLETLELKALLDGPYDNCGAIVTINARDGGTDANDWAEMMLIMYGRWADQNEYSVELLDRTDNEEAGINSATFVVRGPMAYGYLKGETGMHRLVRISPFNSDGKRQTSFAAVDVSPEIPDSEEVDIDEEDVRVDTYRASGAGGQHVNKTDSAIRLTHVPTGTVVQCQQERSQHKNRALAWKMLRSRIARVEEERRESEQAEKYKTQAKVGFGSQIRNYFLHPDQRVKDARTGFYVGSFNSVMNGEIQGFLDAYLRWRVGQESSQN from the exons ATGGAACGCGAGTTTTACGATCGAGCAGAAAGTATCCGTCAGCGGCTCCTACAGTTAAAGGACTCTCTT GACTACGCCGCCAAAGAGCAACAACTGAAGGAAATCGAGCAGCGGATGTCCGCGCCCGACTTCTGGGACAATCAAGAGAAAGCCCAGGAAACAGTCGGCCAGATGAAGTCACTCAAGAGCCTTGTCGAGCCGCTGGAACAGTGCTTAGCTGGTATCGAAGATCTTGATGTGATGCTCGAGATGGCCGAGGAAGACGACTCTCTGGCCGACGAAGTTCCCGGTACGCTCGAGAAGTTGGAGACCGATCTCGAAACGCTGGAACTCAAAGCCCTGCTCGACGGGCCTTACGACAACTGTGGTGCGATCGTCACGATCAATGCCCGCGATGGTGGTACCGACGCCAACGACTGGGCCGAAATGATGCTCATCATGTACGGGCGTTGGGCCGATCAAAACGAATACAGCGTCGAACTGCTCGACCGTACCGACAACGAAGAGGCCGGCATCAACAGTGCCACTTTCGTCGTTCGCGGCCCGATGGCCTATGGCTATTTGAAAGGTGAAACGGGCATGCATCGTCTGGTGCGGATCAGCCCGTTCAACTCAGATGGAAAACGCCAGACAAGCTTCGCGGCGGTCGACGTTTCGCCTGAAATCCCCGATAGCGAAGAAGTCGATATCGACGAAGAGGACGTCCGCGTCGATACCTACCGGGCCAGTGGTGCTGGTGGTCAGCATGTGAACAAGACCGATAGCGCCATTCGCCTGACGCACGTTCCGACCGGCACTGTCGTGCAGTGCCAACAAGAGCGTAGCCAGCACAAGAATCGGGCCCTGGCCTGGAAGATGTTGCGTTCACGTATCGCGCGCGTCGAAGAAGAACGCCGAGAAAGCGAGCAGGCCGAAAAGTACAAAACCCAGGCCAAGGTCGGGTTTGGTTCGCAGATTCGCAATTACTTCCTCCACCCAGATCAACGCGTGAAGGATGCCCGAACCGGCTTTTACGTGGGCAGCTTTAACAGTGTGATGAACGGCGAAATCCAAGGTTTCCTCGACGCCTACTTACGGTGGCGAGTGGGCCAAGAATCGTCGCAAAACTAG
- a CDS encoding RidA family protein: MSFDANLDALNVELPPAPKAMGLYKPAVTVGNMLYLSGHGPLSTDGTLQLGKVGVDVDQEVGYAAARQTGLAMLATLKAHLGSLDKVKRLVKTFGMVNCQDGYTQQPAVINGFSELMKEVFGEEHGIAARSAIGVNALPAGMTVEVEAIFELND; the protein is encoded by the coding sequence ATGAGTTTCGACGCCAACTTGGATGCTTTGAACGTTGAACTTCCGCCTGCCCCTAAGGCCATGGGTCTTTACAAGCCAGCGGTCACAGTCGGCAACATGCTTTACCTCTCGGGGCATGGTCCCTTGAGCACCGACGGAACACTTCAACTGGGCAAAGTGGGCGTCGATGTCGATCAGGAAGTGGGCTACGCGGCCGCTCGCCAAACCGGCTTGGCCATGCTCGCCACCTTGAAGGCGCACCTGGGCAGCCTCGATAAAGTCAAACGTTTGGTGAAGACCTTTGGCATGGTCAACTGCCAGGATGGTTACACCCAACAACCGGCCGTCATCAATGGCTTCAGCGAACTGATGAAGGAAGTCTTCGGCGAAGAGCACGGAATCGCTGCCCGCAGTGCCATCGGGGTGAACGCCTTACCGGCGGGCATGACCGTGGAAGTCGAAGCGATTTTCGAGTTGAACGACTAA
- a CDS encoding diguanylate cyclase: MTPDTVNPPDPNLIRSHVLVVDDDRLIRTLIREFLSREGYEVVTAESCREALEVLEEEKHQFKFLVTDWELPDGSGIDLIRHVRHVVSSHYMYIVMATSHGNRENLTRALNAGADDFLAKPIDRGELVARMRSGQRILALETRLTHLANSDLLTGLPTRRVFEEMIAKEWSRARRYRLPLSCVIFDIDYFKRINDVHGHASGDQVLKEIGRIFSDSVRKSDIICRYGGEEFCAILPETSTAQACLWAENLRKRIAETDIVLDSAVVNVTTSLGVAETLAEMEEQEELIDIADQCLSEAKQKGRNQVVSFSNLQNAVSNSASEQFDSVFGRAVAADAMTPVVSTVTPESSVIEISQFFLDYRIPSAPVVDREGNLVGIVSEKDLMSVATRPNPHEITIGEVMRKNLICYPPNIPLRVIWEFLNRVSIRTVLISENGKALGVLSRQSILRWLGNTTWKQDGAPHQVDNTGYASPTRLEAAAQMLADTSRQLTNDVEMRSEEEHAAMVIGTVSKMQDLMTDLLETVRGGSGSGALSVGPPFDTTDF; encoded by the coding sequence TTGACTCCCGACACCGTAAATCCACCCGATCCTAATTTGATTCGCAGCCATGTGTTGGTTGTTGATGACGACAGGCTCATTCGAACTCTCATTCGCGAGTTTCTATCGCGAGAAGGTTACGAAGTGGTAACTGCTGAAAGTTGCCGGGAAGCGTTGGAGGTACTGGAAGAGGAAAAGCACCAGTTCAAATTTCTGGTTACCGATTGGGAATTGCCCGATGGTTCGGGGATCGATCTGATCCGACACGTGCGACATGTCGTTAGCTCGCACTATATGTATATCGTGATGGCCACCTCTCACGGAAACCGTGAGAATCTGACCCGAGCTCTTAATGCCGGGGCCGACGACTTTTTGGCCAAGCCGATCGATCGCGGTGAACTGGTCGCACGAATGCGATCGGGGCAGCGAATTCTGGCATTGGAAACCCGATTAACGCATCTGGCCAATAGCGATCTCCTCACCGGCTTGCCGACGCGCCGCGTGTTTGAAGAGATGATCGCGAAGGAGTGGAGCCGGGCTCGTCGCTATCGCTTGCCGCTCTCGTGTGTGATCTTCGATATCGATTACTTCAAACGAATCAATGATGTCCATGGCCATGCTTCCGGCGATCAGGTTTTAAAGGAAATCGGTCGGATATTCTCAGACTCGGTTCGCAAGTCAGATATTATTTGCCGCTACGGTGGCGAAGAGTTTTGTGCCATCTTGCCGGAAACCTCGACCGCTCAAGCTTGCTTGTGGGCCGAGAACCTACGTAAGCGAATTGCCGAAACCGACATTGTCCTCGACTCGGCCGTAGTGAATGTCACGACAAGTTTAGGCGTTGCCGAGACGCTTGCTGAAATGGAAGAGCAGGAAGAACTGATTGATATCGCCGATCAGTGCCTGAGCGAAGCCAAGCAAAAAGGCCGCAACCAGGTTGTCTCCTTTAGCAATCTGCAAAATGCGGTGTCAAATAGCGCCTCAGAGCAATTCGATTCGGTATTTGGCAGAGCCGTCGCAGCCGATGCCATGACCCCTGTCGTCAGTACGGTGACACCTGAATCAAGTGTCATTGAAATCAGTCAGTTCTTTTTAGACTATCGAATTCCGTCGGCACCAGTTGTCGATCGCGAAGGCAACCTCGTTGGTATTGTCTCGGAAAAGGATTTGATGTCTGTCGCCACTCGACCGAATCCTCACGAGATTACGATCGGCGAAGTGATGCGAAAGAATCTGATCTGTTACCCGCCCAATATTCCCTTGCGTGTTATCTGGGAATTCCTGAACCGTGTTTCGATTCGCACGGTTCTGATTTCCGAGAATGGCAAGGCCTTAGGGGTCCTCAGCCGACAAAGCATCCTACGCTGGTTAGGTAATACCACGTGGAAGCAAGACGGAGCCCCGCATCAGGTGGATAATACCGGGTACGCTTCCCCAACACGACTGGAAGCAGCCGCCCAGATGTTGGCCGACACCTCGCGTCAACTGACCAATGACGTCGAAATGCGCAGCGAAGAGGAACACGCGGCCATGGTCATTGGTACGGTCTCGAAGATGCAAGATCTAATGACCGATCTCTTGGAAACCGTTCGCGGTGGTTCCGGCTCTGGCGCATTAAGCGTTGGACCTCCGTTCGATACCACCGACTTTTAA